One Campylobacter concisus DNA segment encodes these proteins:
- a CDS encoding glycosyltransferase family 4 protein yields the protein MKKIVFLRINPNAVGGAERYLRRLTKALKDVGIDTSIRSYLGEARISSWKKALRFNSQVKRQKQSNEVYFSLERVSCADIYRAGDGVHKIYRATKPFWWVNPLNFVYPYLEKRCFKNSKKIIANSNYIKEQIISAYGVDESKIVTIYNGINLPQKVEKGEAKLSVCEEFGLDYNLPIVLFVGNGFKRKGAKDFLLLVSKLKTPVNALIVGKDKNLNSYKKLAKKLKIKAFFTGEQKMTAKFYEASDIFIFPTHYEPFSNVVLEALSFKNIVFTTAQNGAAEILENRFVMREPNDESILELVEQVLNDNDMMRELQEKSFLLSQKFSIEENASKTLEIINEVLNLEQK from the coding sequence ATGAAAAAAATAGTTTTTTTACGTATCAATCCAAATGCAGTCGGTGGTGCCGAACGCTATTTAAGAAGGCTTACTAAAGCCCTAAAAGACGTAGGTATAGACACATCTATACGCTCATATCTAGGAGAGGCTAGGATCTCGTCATGGAAAAAGGCTTTGAGATTTAACTCACAGGTAAAACGCCAGAAACAAAGCAATGAGGTATATTTTAGCTTGGAGCGAGTGAGCTGCGCAGATATTTATAGAGCAGGGGACGGTGTGCATAAAATTTATCGTGCCACAAAGCCATTTTGGTGGGTTAATCCTCTAAATTTTGTCTATCCATATCTAGAAAAACGTTGCTTTAAAAATTCTAAAAAGATAATCGCAAATTCAAACTACATAAAAGAGCAAATTATTTCAGCTTACGGTGTCGATGAGTCAAAAATCGTTACCATTTACAACGGTATAAATTTGCCACAAAAAGTAGAAAAAGGAGAAGCAAAACTTAGCGTATGTGAAGAATTTGGACTCGATTACAATTTACCAATTGTGCTTTTTGTCGGAAATGGCTTTAAAAGAAAAGGAGCAAAAGACTTTTTACTTCTTGTCTCAAAGCTAAAAACGCCAGTAAATGCACTAATAGTAGGCAAAGATAAAAATTTAAATTCATATAAGAAGCTAGCAAAAAAGCTAAAAATAAAGGCATTTTTTACAGGTGAGCAAAAAATGACTGCAAAATTTTATGAAGCAAGCGATATTTTTATATTTCCAACACACTATGAGCCATTTTCAAATGTCGTTTTAGAGGCACTTAGCTTTAAAAATATTGTCTTTACAACGGCTCAAAATGGGGCAGCTGAAATTTTAGAAAATCGTTTTGTTATGCGTGAACCAAATGATGAAAGTATACTGGAGCTAGTGGAGCAGGTGCTTAATGATAATGACATGATGAGAGAGCTGCAAGAGAAGTCATTTTTACTTTCGCAAAAATTTAGTATAGAAGAAAATGCAAGCAAAACTCTTGAAATCATAAACGAAGTGCTAAATTTGGAGCAAAAGTGA